From the genome of Symphalangus syndactylus isolate Jambi chromosome 13, NHGRI_mSymSyn1-v2.1_pri, whole genome shotgun sequence:
ACGAGGACGCCCTGAATAAACTGTCCCAGCTGATGGGGGAGAGCGACCCCGACCTGTTGGTGCAGAAGTATCTGGAGAGTGAGTGGGGTcctgggtggagggaggaggcCCAGGGGCCCCAGCACCCCGAGTCCAGTGCAGGCTGGCCTCAGCTCTGGCCCTGGGGACTCCTCCACTTGCGCCGGAGGAACATGGTGTCATGCCTGGGACCCGCCACCCGCATCCACTGGCGTCTTACTATGGCCCTGTCtccgcccctccccaccccctcctcacTCCTGGGCCTGGGGTCACTCTCCACATCCTTCCCTCAACCCTGtccctctctgtttctctccttaCCCATATCTACCATTCTCCCCACCTGCATCTCCCCATCTCCCTTGCTATTGCCGAGTCTCTGGCTTTCCCTCTCTGCCTTGCTGTGTATTTGTGTCCCCCCTGCCATATCTTCCCACGCCTCTTTGTCTCTGTGACTCCTCTCTGTTCATCTCTCTGCCTTGGTTTCTGTGTGGCCTTCCTCATCTTCACTTTCTCTGGCCTTCTGtgtgcctctctgtctctgttctctctgtctctgtgtctctgtctccctctctctgggcCCACCTTGCCCAACTCTCCCAGTCGAGGAgcgcaactttgctgaattcaacTTCATCAACGAGCAGAACTTGGAGCTGGAGCATGTGCAGGAAGAGATCAAGGAGGTGAGTGAGGCCTGccctctccatctcctcctctcctcccggcctccccgccccctcccctccctcagcccaCCTCCTGCCTCTTCCCAGCTCCACACCCCCCAACTCCTGAGGCTACCATCTGGCCCAGCATTCAGCCCTGTCCCCACAGATGCAGGAGGCTTTGGTGAGCGCACGTGCCAGCAAGGATGACCAGCATTTgctgcaggagcagcagcagaagGCGTTGCAGCAGCGCGTGGACAAGGTGCACTCAGAGGCTGAGCGCCTTGAGGCCCGCTTCCAGGATGTGCGGGGACAGCTGGAGAAGCTCAAGGCTGGTGAGCACCCACGGGCACCCCCTCCCAAGCCTGGCTTCTCCACTTGGAAGGACACCATCAGCCCGCGGGGCTTGGAGGCATTGCATGGACAATCTGGTTCACTTGCTTATCAGTTGCCCCATATCTGTCCATTTTTCCAACCAGGGTCTATCCCTCCAACTATCCCatgtccatctatccatccagctTCTGTCCCTCCAACTGTCctacacccatccatccatccatctaggGTTGATCCCTCCAACTGTcccatatccatccatccatccatccatccaacgtCTGTCTCTCCAATTATcctatatccatccatccatccatccatccatccaacgtCTGTCTCTCCAATTATcctatatccatccatccatccagagTCTATCCCTTCAACTGTCCtatatccatcatccatccaggATCTATTCTTTCATCTGTCCTATATCTATCTCTCCATCCAGGGTCTATTCCTCCATTCTGTCCcatatccatctatctatccaggGTCTGTTCCTTCATCTGTTCTATATCTATCTACCCATCCAGGATCTACCCCTCCATCTGTcctatatccatccatccatccatccatccatccatccatccagggTCTATCCCTCCAACTGTCCTGTATCCATCATTCATCCACGATCTATTCCTTCATCTGTCCTATATTTATCTCTCCATCCAGGGTCTATCCTTCCATCTGTCCCATATCCATGTAACTATCCAGGGTCTATTCCTTCATTTGTCCCATATCTATCCATCCAGGATCTACCCCTCTATCTGTCCTATATCCATCTGTCcgtatatccatccatccatccatccatccaggaTCTATTCCTCCAACTGTCCcatgtccatccatccatccatgcaggGTCTATCCCTCCAACTGTCCcatgttcatccatccatccagggTCTATCCCTCCATCTGTCCCAtgtccatcaatccatccattgtctgtccatccatctgccTCCAACAGCCCCAtatccatctgttcatccatctaTCTGCAATGACATTTGACTTTTGTCTTCCTAGTCTTAGTCTTAGTTACCAAATTTCTTCTTAGTCTTAGTTACCAAAAATGTTATTATTCGTAAAGAAAATGATGATAAAATATAATAGCAATGTTTATTATGTGTCATTCACTGTGCAAGGCACTTATGCATTATTCCACTTGTTTCACAAAACACTAAAAAACAGATGCTGTCCCTCCAACTGTCCCAtatccatcatccacccatccatccatctatccagtATTCATCCATGGATCATCCATGTACATCTGTCTGTCTATAAATGCCTAGCAGTGGGACTGATGGGTCTTAGGGTAGGTATATGTTGATATTTATTAGAAAatgccaaacagttttccaaactGGTCGCAAGATTTTATGCCCTCACCTATGTGAGCATATGGGAGTCCCAGATGATCCACACCCTTTCCACCACTTCCTAGTGTCAGccattttttatcttgttttgtttttgagatggagtcttgctctgtcaccaggctggagtgcagtggcgtgatctcggctcactgcaacctccgctttctgggttcaagcgattctcctgcctcagcctctcgagtagctgggactacaggtgtgcgccaccacgcccagctaatttttgtatttttagtagagtcggggtttcaccatgttggctagatggtcttgatctctcgaccttgtgatctgcccgcctcggccccctaaagtgctgggattgcagatgtgagccaccacgcctggctgtcaGCCATTTTAATATTAGCCATCTAACATGTGTGCCGTACTCTCTCTATTAATTTAATTGGCATTTCCCTGGTGACTGATAATATTGAGCATCCTATtggccattcaaatatttttgtaaagttCCTGTTCAATCTTGTgcacttgtttttttaaaaattgggtttgtCTTGCTATAACcaagttgtaggagttctttgtatattctagatactaggcttttggtaaatattttctcttatactgtagcttgccttttcatttttttggtgaTGAACTGAAGTTTCTTAGTTTTGAGGAGatctaatttataaaattttctttttgtagttaGTGACTTTGTGGCCTGCCTAAGAAATTTTTGCCTGTCCTGAAGTTACAAAGGCATTATGCTGTGTTTTCTCCTAGAAGTTTCATTGTTTGAGCTCCCACATTGAAGTCTGTGACTTATGACAAATTGATTTGCATGTATGGTATGAGGCAGGGGTCTagagtttcctttttaaaaaatttgttagattattttcatttatttattttttgagaggaatttcgctcttttgcccaggctggagtgcagtgtggcacaatctcggctcactgcaacctctgccacccaggttcaagcagttttgccttagcctcccgagtagctgggattacaggtgcccgccaccacgcccagctaattttggtatttttagtagagacggggtttcgccatgttggccaggctggtctcaaactcctgacctcaggtgatccacctgcctcggcctcccaaagtgctgggattacatatgcatgagccactgcgcccggccctttttttttttttttagagatgggatcttactatgttgtccaggctggtcttgaactcctggactcaagtgatcctcctgtcttggactcccaaagtgctggaattacaggcatgagccaccactcctggctgagtttctttttttatcctttctGTGGGTATCAGTTGCATCCACCCGtgcatccttttttttctattattattattatttttttaaatttgagacagaatctcactctgtcccccaggttggagtgcagtggcaccatctcggctcactgcaacctcccccacctggttcaagcgattctcctgcctcagcctcctagtagctgggattatgggcgcacaccaccacacccagctaatttttgtatttttagtggaggggggttttgccacgttggccaggctggtatcaaactcctgacttcaggtgatccacccgccttggcttcccaaaatgctgggattacaggcgtgagccactgtgcccagcctcatctttcttatttttcaggaAGTAGCCATGCAGAGCACTCAGGAGTCAGgctgtcctgtttcttttttttctttctttttttttttttttttaaacatttattgttagcttttatttgtttttttgagatggaatctcactctgtcagccaggctggagagcagtggtgtgatcttggctcactgcaacatccgtctcccaggttcaagcaattctcctgcctcagcctctccagtaactgggattgcaggcgtgcactaccatgcccggctagtttttttgtatttttagtagagacagggtttcaccatggtggccaggctggtctcaaactcctgacctcaaatgatctgcctgccttggcctcccaacgtgctgggattacaggcgtgagccactgcacccagcctgtcctgggtttgaatctcagctccaccAGTTTTGAACCTGGTGTGtggcttcctccttcccctctgggAATGGGGATGGCCATGCCTACTTTGCAGGGTTGTCATGAGAATTAGAAGGGATGACGGATGGAGAGAaaggtggggggtggtggggagcgAGCTGGAGAACCCCCGCAGGGCACACCGTAGGAGCTCAGATATGGGCAGGTCCTCCTTCCTGCTGTCGTGATGGCTGAGCCGAGCCCTGTGCTAGGTGATGTGGGCACAGCGGGGAGAGGCCCTGGAGGGGACTGACTGTGCACTGGGCACTCATCATTCAGGGGCTAGGGCGGAGGACGCCCAGGCACTGGGGGCGAGAGAAGGCCCTAACTCAGTCTGTGGTGCAAGACCATAATTTGTGCGGCCCAGTGCAGAATGAGGGGCCCCTTGTTAAAAAATTGCCGAGATTTTCAAGGTAGGAAGAGCGGCAGCGTGTCAAGCCAAGTGCAGGCCCCTCACCACTGCCTGGGTCTCACACTCACGAGGCCGGCTCTGCTGGGGTcactgggaaggcttcctggaggcagtGACAGTTGAGGCTGACTTTGAAGGacaagccagggagagagggaTGCACAGCAGTGCCGTCCCCCTGCCTGGCTGGCTGAGCTTGGGTGGTGACTCCCTTTTGGTCTCTGAGCCTTGACCTCAGTCTCTGTAGAATGGGGCAGTGAGGACCTGAGTGGGGAGAGGGCTGGCACCGAGCTGGCGGTGCCAGATCCCTGACAACCAGCCCTCCATGACGCAGATATCCAGCTCCTCTTCACCAAGGCCCACTGCGACAGCAGCATGATTGATGACCTCCTTGGGGTCAAGACTAGCATGGGAGACCGGGACATGGGCCTCTTCCTGAGCCTCATTGAGAAGCGGCTGGTGGAGCTCCTGACGGTGCAGGCCTTCCTGGATGCCCAGGTGGGAGGCGCCAGGGAGCCAGGACGGGAGGCCGGTCTCGGGGTGGCCCAGCTGACCGCAGGCTTCCACACTCTCCAGAGCTTCACCTCCCTGGCCGACGTGGCCCTCCTGGCACTGGGCCAGAGCCTGGAGGACCTTCCGAAGAAGATGGCCCCACTTCAGCCCCCTGACAATCTGTGAGGCGCAGGGCAGGAGGGATGCAGAGGGGACAGGGCTTCCATGGGGGCAGAGGGAAAACACAGGATAGAGGGTTTTGAGGGGCTTTTGGGGACTGGCTGGCGGATGTGGCCCTGGGGGGTTAGAATATGAAGTATGTGCTTCCAGGCAGCCAGAAGGAGTAGGGGCTTGGCACCTGTGTGGAAAGACGGGGCCCTGGGTACCCCAGAAGGGGAGGGCACTTGGGGCTGGTGGGAGAATGGCTGAGGCTCCTGGGGTTTAGCAGGAAGGGCCACTGGCCTTTTTGAGGGCTGAGGTCTAGTCTTTTCCGATTTTCCTTCCCGTCCCCAGAGAAGACCCCCCGGGTTTTGAGGCCAGTGATGACTACCCCATGAGCAGGGAGGAGCTGCTGAGCCAAGTGGAGAAGCTGGTGAGAGTGGGACCCGCGGGGGTGGGGCCAGGCCTCAGTGCGTGTCGGGGCCCAGCTCACCTTCCCTGCAGGTGGAGCTCCAGGAGCAGGCGGAGGCGCAGCGCCAGAAGGACCTGGCGGACGCCGCCGCGAAGGTGGACGGCACCGTGAGCGTGGACCTGGCCAGCACCCAGAGGGCCGGCTCCAGTACCGCCCTGGTGCCCACCAGGCACCCCCATGCCATCCCCGGGTCCATCTTGAGCCACAAGACTAGCAGAGACTGTGGCTCTCTTGGCCGCGTCACTTTTGGCCTCCTCAGCT
Proteins encoded in this window:
- the LOC134732274 gene encoding uncharacterized protein: MDNLVHLLISCPISVHFSNQGLSLQLSHVHLSIQLLSLQLSYTHPSIHLGLIPPTVPYPSIHPSIQRLSLQLSYIHPSIHPSIQRLSLQLSYIHPSIQSLSLQLSYIHHPSRIYSFICPISISPSRVYSSILSHIHLSIQGLFLHLFYIYLPIQDLPLHLSYIHPSIHPSIHPSRVYPSNCPVSIIHPRSIPSSVLYLSLHPGSILPSVPYPCNYPGSIPSFVPYLSIQDLPLYLSYIHLSVYPSIHPSIQDLFLQLSHVHPSIHAGSIPPTVPCSSIHPGSIPPSVPCPSIHPLSVHPSASNSPISICSSIYLQ